From Branchiostoma floridae strain S238N-H82 chromosome 5, Bfl_VNyyK, whole genome shotgun sequence:
NNNNNNNNNNNNNNNNNNNNNNNNNNNNNNNNNNNNNNNNNNNNNNNNNNNNNNNNNNNNNNNNNNNNNNNNNNNNNNNNNNNNNNNNNNNNNNNNNNNNNNNNNNNNNNNNNNNNNNNNNNNNNNNNNNNNNNNNNNNNNNNNNNNNNNNNNNNNNNNNNNNNNNNNNNNNNNNNNNNNNNNNNNNNNNNNNNNNNNNNNNNNNNNNNNNNNNNNNNNNNNNNNNNNNNNNNNNNNNNNNNNNNNNNNNNNNNNNNNNNNNNNNNNNNNNNNNNNNNNNNNNNNNNNNNNNNNNNNNNNNNNNNNNNNNNNNNNNNNNNNNNNNNNNNNNNNNNNNNNNNNNNNNNNNNNNNNNNNNNNNNNNNNNNNNNNNNNNNNNNNNNNNNNNNNNNNNNNNNNNNNNNNNNNNNNNNNNNNNNNNNNNNNNNNNNNNNNNNNNNNNNNNNNNNNNNNNNNNNNNNNNNNNNNNNNNNNNNNNNNNNNNNNNNNNNNNNNNNNNNNNNNNNNNNNNNNNNNNNNNNNNNNNNNNNNNNNNNNNNNNNNNNNNNNNNNNNNNNNNNNNNNNNNNNNNNNNNNNNNNNNNNNNNNNNNNNNNNNNNNNNNNNNNNNNNNNNNNNNNNNNNNNNNNNNNNNNNNNNNNNNNNNNNNNNNNNNNNNNNNNNNNNNNNNNNNNNNNNNNNNNNNNNNNNNNNNNNNNNNNNNNNNNNNNNNNNNNNNNNNNNNNNNNNNNNNNNNNNNNNNNNNNNNNNNNNNNNNNNNNNNNNNNNNNNNNNNNNNNNNNNNNNNNNNNNNNNNNNNNNNNNNNNNNNNNNNNNNNNNNNNNNNNNNNNNNNNNNNNNNNNNNNNNNNNNNNNNNNNNNNNNNNNNNNNNNNNNNNNNNNNNNNNNNNNNNNNNNNNNNNNNNNNNNNNNNNNNNNNNNNNNNNNNNNNNNNNNNNNNNNNNNNNNNNNNNNNNNNNNNNNNNNNNNNNNNNNNNNNNNNNNNNNNNNNNNNNNNNNNNNNNNNNNNNNNNNNNNNNNNNNNNNNNNNNNNNNNNNNNNNNNNNNNNNNNNNNNNNNNNNNNNNNNNNNNNNNNNNNNNNNNNNNNNNNNNNNNNNNNNNNNNNNNNNNNNNNNNNNNNNNNNNNNNNNNNNNNNNNNNNNNNNNNNNNNNNNNNNNNNNNNNNNNNNNNNNNNNNNNNNNNNNNNNNNNNNNNNNNNNNNNNNNNNNNNNNNNNNNNNNNNNNNNNNNNNNNNNNNNNNNNNNNNNNNNNNNNNNNNNNNNNNNNNNNNNNNNNNNNNNNNNNNNNNNNNNNNNNNNNNNNNNNNNNNNNNNNNNNNNNNNNNNNNNNNNNNNNNNNNNNNNNNNNNNNNNNNNNNNNNNNNNNNNNNNNNNNNNNNNNNNNNNNNNNNNNNNNNNNNNNNNNNNNNNNNNNNNNNNNNNNNNNNNNNNNNNNNNNNNNNNNNNNNNNNNNNNNNNNNNNNNNNNNNNNNNNNNNNNNNNNNNNNNNNNNNNNNNNNNNNNNNNNNNNNNNNNNNNNNNNNNNNNNNNNNNNNNNNNNNNNNNNNNNNNNNNNNNNNNNNNNNNNNNNNNNNNNNNNNNNNNNNNNNNNNNNNNNNNNNNNNNNNNNNNNNNNNNNNNNNNNNNNNNNNNNNNNNNNNNNNNNNNNNNNNNNNNNNNNNNNNNNNNNNNNNNNNNNNNNNNNNNNNNNNNNNNNNNNNNNNNNNNNNNNNNNNNNNNNNNNNNNNNNNNNNNNNNNNNNNNNNNNNNNNNNNNNNNNNNNNNNNNNNNNNNNNNNNNNNNNNNNNNNNNNNNNNNNNNNNNNNNNNNNNNNNNNNNNNNNNNNNNNNNNNNNNNNNNNNNNNNNNNNNNNNNNNNNNNNNNNNNNNNNNNNNNNNNNNNNNNNNNNNNNNNNNNNNNNNNNNNNNNNNNNNNNNNNNNNNNNNNNNNNNNNNNNNNNNNNNNNNNNNNNNNNNNNNNNNNNNNNNNNNNNNNNNNNNNNNNNTCGGCCGAGctaaaattcttgatttgtaaaggggctTTAATACGCCTTTTACGGTACCAGAACAGCTGGCCTCGACGTGGCAAATGCTATGGTCGGATGCACTAGCGAAAAACAAATTATTACATTTAAGTTGAGGGTAgaaatgtagagtatatagagaaggacaacctcaagccagccgttcacacttacgccacatcttcagaaaagacgctggagccgcatgttccacgtttaggaactttattcgaaccgacacacaacaatgTAATTGAAATGCTtaacaaaacaaatactgtaCAACATATCAAAACTAATGGCAGAAAATGGCTATCTCCAAGTGAACTCCTcagtaaatatacatgtaggttataaTATCTCAATGAACTACATACTAGTAGCAAAGTTCAGTCATATAAAGCTACCTAACATTTAACCTACAACTAGaactatatgtacattgtgaactatacaaaataaaatataaaactacTCAACCTACAAAAGCTAGTCAGCCTATAGCATATGCTCTAAATCAAAATGACCTAAAAAGCAGTCAATGAATCAACATgctgtaaacttttttttccttttcagatCAATCCAGTCGTTTCAACCGCGTTGGCGACTACAGTACAATTATAGCTAAGAGaacaacacaataacaaagTTAACACAACAATGTTATAGATATGCAGGAAATCAAGTGCTGTACAATATATCAAAACATGACGGAAAAAAGTGTTATCAACTGCAATCTTTTAGTGAACTCCTcattaaaaataaaatatagGTTATACATGTCTCAGTGAACTACCTAGCAAGCTGCAGGTAAAACTCTTGTGCACAGGATATCCTGCTAGCACCCTTACACTAATATATTTCTTACATTGTAAGACAGTAGACCTTCTTAAAAAATATTGCTTAACAGTATGCCAAAAGCGTTACTTTTGTTTGGTTTCTCTCCTGTGGGTTTTCATGTGAGCCTTCAGACCACTTAGCGTAccaaactgcctgctgcactcctcacacctgtagggtttctcccccgtgtgagtgcgcatgtgtctcttcagatgacTCCGCCTACggaactgcttgctacactcctcacatccGTAAGGTTTAtcccccgtgtgagtccgcatgtgtctctttagatcactcagctgactgaactgcctgctacactcatcacacctgtagggtttttctcctgtgtgagttcgaatgtgtttcttcagatgaaccagttgactgaactgcttgctgcactcctcacatttgtaggatttctcacctgtgtgagtccgcatgtgtgacTTCAGATTGCAAaactcactgaactgcctgctgcacttctcacacttgtacggtttctcacctgtgtgagtccgcatgtgagactGCAGATGacacagctgactgaactgcctgctgcactcctcacacatgaagggtttctcacctgtgtgagtccgcatgtgagccttcagatgacccagcagactgaactgcctgctacactcctcacacctgtaaggtttctcccctgtgtgcgtccgtatgtgtctcttcagatcactcagcttactgaactgcttgttgcactcctcacacctgtacacccTCACACCTTTGCCCTGCCCACTGGACTCTTTCCCGAACTCCTCAAGTTTTtctccttgccaggtgagaacactgttggcagaaccccctgctgctATTCTCCTGACGTCACCAATACTTTGTGCACTGTCTGTTGTTGCCATGTCAACCTATCTGGATCGACGTCTGTAAAAACAAGAGAAGCGAATATTAAAACGATGGGGAAATATGAATATTAAACTGGTTCCACAGGCCATTTTCAGTCAACCGATCCAAAACATTGAAACCGCTCTGAAACCATACAAAGAATGGGAAATAGTGTGTCACGTCTTCTAGCGTCCATTATATGAATTACTGACTTCCCAGAACGCTGGTGTGTGTTTTTGGGAGGGGCGCTGATTTGCAGTTCTAACATGGGCCAGGTTCTCTAATGCCGTGTTAAAAATCGGAAGTCAGAAATAAAGGCTGTTTCGAGAGCAACGCTCCGACAGTTAGTGAACCGTCCCGTGGTTTTCACACGCCCCTCTCTGGCCGGATGGAATCCAGATGTGAAACACTAGAATGGAAGTTCTGGTGCCGGGGCGCACGcaggggtttacagtatacacATGGACAGCGAAAACAAATCGACAGGGTCTCTGCCAATACCAGAATCAGTGACCCTTGATAACAGTGGACTTCATATACGGTACAAAGGAGTTCAACACCGTGTTGTGATAAAATAGCAAACTTTTGTAAACACCACACAACATGATCTAATAACCCCCTGTCGACCCTCACGATCTGTTTACGTTTTCTTCTCCCGTCGTCAGCTTCTGACCTTCTTAAATTGGAAAGTTAGACATGTAATAGTGACATACAACAATACGATCCAGTACCAATTAACTGATACAATTTCGACCAAACCACAATACGCCGCTACACTGATACAAACAGTTTGGGCTGAATGCAAGGGCTGATTTAAAATTAAAATTTAAATATCATAGCGCACTGTACAGCCAAACGAAAAGGCACGCCGACACACATTTTCTGCTTTGACACCCCAACAAACCCTCGAACAGCAATACATGCTAACTTTTCTCAACTGGAAGTACTGATAAATCACTCCAATATGACAAGGAACTCCTTTCCAGAGACGAAAAAACGGCTCAAGACCACAAAAAAGACTCGAGGATCGATGTACGAAACAAACCGTACCCCTGCAGACAGGAAgtctgtaaaaacaaaaactgatTTTAAAATATGGCGAAATATGTGTAATTACGTATTGGTACAGTATAGAGTGTTCAAAGAAATGCTCGTTTTAGTAAACCAATT
This genomic window contains:
- the LOC118416342 gene encoding zinc finger protein 431-like, translated to MATTDSAQSIGDVRRIAAGGSANSVLTWQGEKLEEFGKESSGQGKGKQFSKLSDLKRHIRTHTGEKPYRCEECSRQFSLLGHLKAHMRTHTGEKPFMCEECSRQFSQLCHLQSHMRTHTGEKPYKCEKCSRQFSEFCNLKSHMRTHTGEKSYKCEECSKQFSQLVHLKKHIRTHTGEKPYRCDECSRQFSQLSDLKRHMRTHTGDKPYGCEECSKQFRRRSHLKRHMRTHTGEKPYRCEECSRQFGTLSGLKAHMKTHRRETKQKSRYFEMETTEIIQGVDDVRRGAAGGSANSVLTWQGERREEFGEESNGRGKGVREYRCEECNRQFSQLCHLKEHTRTHTGEKPYKCEKCSRQFSVLGNLKTHMRTHTGEKPYRCEGCSRQFSEQGNLKVHMRTHTGEKPYKCDECGMQFSTLANLKRHMRTHTGEKPYRCEECSRQFSRLDDLKTHMQTHSGEKPYRCEECSRQFSVMGSLKEHKRTHTGEKPYKCEECSRQFSRLSNLKRHMKTHRIETHQE